A segment of the Mangrovimonas sp. YM274 genome:
GCCCGTAGCTGTTAATGTGGAAGGAAAGTCGAAAATGAAGCCCATCGAAAGCTATGGAGTGAAGGTATTGTCAATTGGATTTTTCACCAAACCAGACCAAGCCGTAGTATGGCGAGGGCCAATGGCGGCAAAAGCCTTAAATCAAATGATTTTTGATGCGGCTTGGGGAGACTTGGATTTCTTATTAATCGATTTACCTCCGGGAACCGGTGATATCCATTTAAGCATTATGCAATCCTTGCCAATTACTGGTGCGGTTGTGGTAAGTACACCGCAAAATGTGGCCCTGGCCGATGCCAAAAAAGGAGTGGCTATGTTCCAACAGGACAGTATAAATGTGCCGGTTTTAGGTATTATCGAAAATATGGCCTATTTTACACCTGCTGAATTGCCTGAGAATAAATATTATATCTTTGGTAAGGAAGGCGCCAAGAATTTGGCAGAAGATTTAGAAGTGCCGTTTTTGGGGGAAATTCCTTTGGTACAGAGTATTCGTGAAGCTGGGGATGTAGGTCGTCCAGCAGCCTTACAAACCGCTACTGCCTTGGAGCAATCTTTTGAAGCGATTACCCGAAATGTGGTTGAGCAAGTGGTAAGACGAAACGAGGATTTGCCACCAACCGAGGCGATAAAAATTACAACCATGGCAGGGTGTTCTGCCGTTAAGAAATAGTAAGTCACATTATTCATATAAATAATGACAACAGAAGAATTAAAATTAAATGTAGAAAAGGCGCTAGCTGAAATCCGTCCCTTTTTGGAAAGTGACGGAGGAAACATTTCCCTGGTTTCAATTGAAGGCGATAAATTGGTTAAAGTGCAGTTGGAAGGAGCCTGTGTTGGATGCAGTGTTAATCAAATGACATTAAAATCCGGTGTGGAAATGACCATTAAAAAATATGCGCCTCAAATTGAACAAGTCATCAATGTAGAGGCATAACGAGTCGACTCTTTAAGACTCATCAATGAATTCCCAAATGACAAATATCATATAAATCAATATTTCATGTGTATATTTTTGTCGCAGAAAGAACTAATTCATGATTAAAACAGATATTCTTATTATTGGCGCTGGGCCAACAGGACTTTTTACGGTATTCGAAGCAGGATTATTAAAATTAAAATGTCACTTGATAGATGCCTTACCACAACCTGGAGGACAGTGTTCCGAAATATATCCTAAAAAACCTATTTACGATATTCCTGCCTATCCAGAGATTCTGGCTGGTGATTTAACCGAAAAACTTTTGGAGCAAGGCAAACAGTTTGAACCAGGCTTTACCTTGGGAGAGCGTGCTGAAACCATTGAAAAATTGGAGGACGGTAGTTTTATTGTGACCACCAACAAAGGAACAAAGCACCATGCGCCAGTGGTTGCCATTGCAGGAGGTTTGGGAAGTTTTGAACCAAGAAAGCCTTTAATACACAACATTGCAAACTTCGAGGATAAAGGCGTAGAATATATGATTAAGGATCCTGAAGTGTATCGCAACAAGAGAGTGGTCATTGCAGGTGGAGGAGATTCGGCGTTGGACTGGAGTATCTTTTTAAGCGATGTCGCTTCAGAAGTCACTCTAATCCATAGACGAAATGAGTTTAGGGGGGCCTTAGATTCTGTTGAGAAAGTTCAGGAACTGAAGAATAAAGGGAAGATCAATTTAATTACTCCAGCAGAAGTTGTTGGTATTTTGGGAGATGATCATGTAGCAGGTGTTGTAGTCACCAAAGCAGATCATATCCCTACAGAATTTGAGATAGAATGTGACCATTTCATTCCTCTTTTTGGTTTGTCACCTAAATTAGGGCCGATTGCCGATTGGGGATTGGAAATTGAAAAAAATGCCATTAAAGTGGATAATTCTCTGGATTACCAAACCAATATTCCCGGTATTTTTGCTATTGGAGATGTCAATACGTACCCAGGAAAGTTGAAATTGATTTTGTGTGGTTTTCATGAGGCGACTTTAATGTGTCAGGCAGCATATCAAATTATCAATCCAGGGAAACGCTATGTGTTGAAGTATACAACCGTAAGCGGTATTGATGGGTTTGATGGCACTAGAAAAGAAGCGCCAAAGGCAGTTGTTAAATCAATCGACTAATAGGGATGAGTCAAGATATCAATATTACAATTATAGATCGAGAAGGGGTGTCTCACGAAGTTGAGGCACCTACTGATATGGCCATGAACCTTATGGAGGTGGTGAGAAGTTATGAATTGGCTCCAGAGGGCACGATAGGTGTTTGTGGAGGAATGGCTATGTGTGCTTCTTGCCAATGCTATGTGCTTTCCGAGCATGAATTGCCAGAAATGCAAGATGAGGAAGAGGCTATGTTAGCCGAAGCTTTCTACGTAAAGGATAGTAGTAGATTGGGGTGCCAAATTCAGATGACCCAAGAGTTGGAAGGTCTGAAGGTGGAATTGGCGCCTGAATCCTAAATTATCCTTAGAGGGCTCATTTAAACTGTTGGTGGTAACTAGAGAGTTTTTGAGGACCTTCGAGCATGTCTCTTACAATTTTTAGGGTGCCATCATCTGTGGTGGAAGTTTCCCATTTAATAAGCGAGATTTCTCCATTTTCAATTTCAATACCAGTGATGCATCTGGGATGGACGCAGCTCCCATCATTAAAAAAGGGAATTTCTTCAGGAGAAGGGAACCTTGGACGATGGGTATGTCCTATAATGGTTATTAAATTGTTGTTCTCCTGAATCCAATTCTTGATCCGGCGTTCAACTTTGATAAGTTCCTTGTAATTTATGGCTGGACTTGTAGGGTCGGCAATGCCCATTACATTGAGAGGTTTCCAGAGAATCCTAACCAAAAACCGACTCCATTTCCAACATACATAATTCCACCAATCCGCTTGATGGCCGTGTGTTAAAAACAACTCTTGGCCAGTAATGGAATGTTTTAGAACAATGGCTTCGTGTATGGCAATGCCTGGGAAGAGTGGTTTGTGAGTGCCCGTACGCTTGTCGAAATAACTATAAAGCTGCTTTTTGACAAATTCAGGGTTTTTATACACCATATCATGGTTGCCCCATAACATCGTTAGTCGGTCCTGATTGAAATAGCGTTGTATTTGGCGATATACATTTTTGTGGGCCTGAAGAATATTGCCGTAATTCAGGTTTTCCCATAAATCATCCCCATCACCCAATTCACAATAGTGGAACCCTTTGTTAAAATACTGCTGTAACGCATGAAGGTAGATGTTTCTATTGTTGGCAAAATCATCTGCAAAACTATTGTCTCCCCGATGACAATCACTTAAAATTATGAATTTACTCTTGTCGTCAAACGGAATGACCTTTGCATTTTTATAGGCTCTATCTAATCTAGATTTCGAAGACATAATATAAAGATGCACAAAAAAAGCGAGTATAAACTCGCTTTTTATAACATATTTTATATCAATTATTTGAAGGCATTGAGACCCGTAATGTCTAAACCGGTAATGAGTAAGTGGATATCGTGGGTGCCTTCGTAGGTAATTACACTTTCCAAATTCATGGAATGACGCATAATACTGTATTCTCCCGTAATTCCCATACCTCCTAACATTTGGCGTGCTTCACGGGCAATATTAATAGCCATGTCCACATTATTTCTCTTAGCCATTGAGATTTGAGCAGAAGTTGCTTTGCCTTCATTTCTCAATACGCCAAGACGCCAGGTCAATAATTGGGCTTTGGTAATTTCGGTAATCATTTCCGCTAATTTCTTTTGTTGTAATTGAAATTGCCCAATAGGTTTTCCAAATTGGATACGCTCCTTACTATATCTCAAAGCAGTATCATAGCAGTCCATAGCCGCACCAATAGCACCCCAGGCAATACCAAATCTAGCAGAATCCAAACATCCTAGAGGTGCTCCCAAACCAGATTTTCCAGGTAGAAGATTTTCTTTTGGAACCTTTACGTTATCAAATATGAGCTCTCCCGTGGCCGATGCTCTTAAAGACCATTTGTTGTGGGTTTCAGGTGTAGAAAAACCTTCCATGCCGCGTTCTACAATTAGCCCGTGGATGCGTCCTTCTTCATTTTTGGCCCATACAACCGCAACCTGTGCGAAAGGAGCATTTGAAATCCACATTTTGGCACCATTCAATAGATAGTGGTCTCCCATATCCTTAAAGTTGGTCACCATGCCACCTGGGTTACTTCCGTGATCGGGCTCAGTCAATCCGAAGCAGCCCATCCATTCCCCACTGGCCAATTTTGGCAAGTACTTTTGGCGTTGCTCCTCAGAACCGTATTTCCAAATGGGATACATTACCAAGGATGATTGTACAGATGCTGTACTGCGCACGCCAGAATCTCCTCTTTCAATTTCTTGCATGATCAAACCATAAGAAATTTGATCCAGTCCAGCACCACCATATTCTTCAGGGATGTATGGGCCAAAGGCGCCTATTTCTGCCAATCCGTTGATGATTTGTGTTGGGAATTCTGCGCGTTGTGCATAGTCCTCGATAATTGGAGATACATCACGTTTTACCCATTCACGGGCGGCATCTCGAACCAATTTGTGCTCTTCGGTTAGCAATTCATCGAGTTGAAAATAGTCTGGTGCTTCAAATAAATCTGGTTTCATGCTATATTTTTAATGTGATGATTGCACTTTTAGGCAACCATTTCAATTGTTTTTAGTTATGATCGCATTTTTTAAGTCCTTTACGTTCAGGGACTTTTTTTGAGCGGTTCACAAAAGTAGCGAAAACGTTTTCAGTGCACAATTTTTGAATTACATTTTCAGATAAAAATCTTGGGTAAGGGCTATGTAATCTTTGGTGTATTGGTGACGGGCTGTTTCAATGATAAGTTCTTTGGTGTCTACTTCTGTTTCATTGAATGAGAATTGAATAAGGCTGCGCTTGATGTCAGTATCTGGGGTGCCTTTTACCTGTAGAATTTTATTGGGATACAATTGCAATGCTTTTGCTAATCCAATGAAGTTATCCGTTTCAGAATAAGGAATGATGACGCAAAATATGCCATTTTGAGCCAACAAATGTGATGCACTTTGCAATAGATGACCAAAAGGCATGGCGTCTTCAAAACGAGCCAAGTCACGTTGTGTATTGTCTGTTTTGTAAGCATCAGCATAAAAAGGCGGGTTGGAAATGATCAAATCGTATTTGTCTTCTATTTCCTCTACAAATTCTTGCAGTGAGGCATGGTAACAGAACAAACGGTCACCCCAAGGAGAGTTTTCAAAATTGTAGACGCACTGTTCGTAGGCATCATCATCAATTTCTAAAGCATCGATGAGTTCGGCATTACAACGCTGCGCCAACATAAGGGCCAAAACACCAGTTCCAGCACCAATATCCAAAACAGAAAAAGGGTTGGCTTCTACTGAGGCCCATGCGCCCAAAAGCACGCTGTCTGTACCAATTTTCATGGCACATTGGTCCTGTTCAACAGTAAATTGCTTAAATGCAAAGGGTTTGTTCATGCTGTTCTACAATTTATTCCAGGTACAAATCGATGAGGCCTTCTGGTGTTTCCACCACAATGGTTTTGGTGTTTCTATTAACTTCCTTTATGAATTCATCATTCATAGGAATCAAGATTTCAATACCATCTCGGTCTATTTCAAAAAGTGCTTGCGCTGTACTGTCATTAATCGCTTTAATGGTTCCTATAGGCCCAAACCTGGTGTCCTCGATACTAAACCCAATAACTTCGTGGAAGTAGAATTTGTTGCCTTCTAATTTAGGTAAAAATTCCAGGGGCAGGTATAGATCACATTTCATAATGCTGTCGGCATCCTGTTCGGTGTCCACTTCTTCAAATTTAAGGCGAAGCAAATCTGATTTGTGCAACTGAGAGGATTCTATAAAAAATGGAACCAAGTTGTTGCGCAGTTCTACAAAAACCGATTCTAGATGGTCGTATAGTTCCGGTTCGTCGGTATCTAATTTCGCCAATACTTCGCCTTTGAAACTATATTTTTTAACAATCTTACCTAGATAGAAGCAATCTTTTTTTTGCATTGTAAGTGGGTTTTACCTTGGAATAAATAAGTTAGGTGTGCTTGGTTGAAGGAATGGGGTACAAAAAACTCCGATAGCAGCTATCGGAGTTTTAAAAGTATAAAAAATAAATTTTTTATTCCTCTTCGTTAGCAGCAGTTTCTTCTTCTGCTGTTTCAGCGTTTGCAGCTTCTTCAGCAGCTTTAGCTTCTGCCTCAGCTTCAGCAGCCGCAGCCGCTCTAGCGTCGTTTACAGCTTTTTCCGCTTCCAATGCTTTTGCCTTAGCATCTGCATCAGCTTTTGCTAAAGTATCCTTCTTAGCATCTACTTTTCCGCTTTTCTCTTCCAACCAAGCATTGAATTTAGCTTCAGCTTGCTCTTCTGTTAAAGCTCCCTTTCTTACTCCACCAGCTAAATGGTTTTTAAGTAAAGCTCCTTTGTAAGACAAAATAGCTCTAGCCGTATCAGTAGGTTGCGCACCATTCTGAAGCCATTTTACAGCACCATCAACATCCAAATCAATAGTAGCTGGGTTAGAAGTTGGATTGTAAGTTCCTAATTTTTCTAAGAATTTACCATCTCTTTTTGCTCTTGCATCTGCTGCAACGATCCAGTAAAAAGGTTTTCCTTTTTTACCGTGTCTTTGTAATCTGATTTTAACTGACATATCAATTAATTAGTGAGGTTCTCGACCTCGGTTATTAATAAGTGTGCAAAGATACTACATTTTTAATTAATTGCATAAATTTTTTAGAATTAGACTTTAATTGAAATTTTATTATACTTTTGGGTTTTTCAAAACGTTATTTTAATTTGTGTCCGAAATAAAAGCCCTATGGATAAGATAAAATATATAGCATTATTTACGTTAGCCCTATTTACGGTCTTTGGCTGTGGGGATGACTTAGAGTTTAATACCCCTGCCATGTTGGGTAAAAAGGATGGCGAACTATGGAGAGCTAAATTTTATGCAGCAGATATTGATGCAGGAGGTTTAGTGGTTGAAGGCGGTAATAGTTACGAAACGCTTTCTTTGGTGACTACTTTGGATAATGTGGGAACCTATTATTTAGGTGGGGAGCACCAAAGCGAAGCTAGATTTAAGGATGCTTATGGAGTGACCTATTCAACGTTGAATGCTCCAGACCCAAGTTTGCAAGTGTATCCTGCGGATGGAGAGATTGAAATTGTG
Coding sequences within it:
- a CDS encoding Mrp/NBP35 family ATP-binding protein; protein product: MKLKKQDISKALESISAPGEGQNMIESGAVTNIVTFGDEVVVDITISNPSLQAKKKTEVEIMKVIHDKVYEKAKVKVNVKVEAAEKPKNEIKGKKIPGIQNIIAVASGKGGVGKSTVTSNLAVSLAKMGFNVGILDADIYGPSVPIMFDVENEKPVAVNVEGKSKMKPIESYGVKVLSIGFFTKPDQAVVWRGPMAAKALNQMIFDAAWGDLDFLLIDLPPGTGDIHLSIMQSLPITGAVVVSTPQNVALADAKKGVAMFQQDSINVPVLGIIENMAYFTPAELPENKYYIFGKEGAKNLAEDLEVPFLGEIPLVQSIREAGDVGRPAALQTATALEQSFEAITRNVVEQVVRRNEDLPPTEAIKITTMAGCSAVKK
- a CDS encoding NifU family protein, which codes for MTTEELKLNVEKALAEIRPFLESDGGNISLVSIEGDKLVKVQLEGACVGCSVNQMTLKSGVEMTIKKYAPQIEQVINVEA
- a CDS encoding NAD(P)/FAD-dependent oxidoreductase, with translation MIKTDILIIGAGPTGLFTVFEAGLLKLKCHLIDALPQPGGQCSEIYPKKPIYDIPAYPEILAGDLTEKLLEQGKQFEPGFTLGERAETIEKLEDGSFIVTTNKGTKHHAPVVAIAGGLGSFEPRKPLIHNIANFEDKGVEYMIKDPEVYRNKRVVIAGGGDSALDWSIFLSDVASEVTLIHRRNEFRGALDSVEKVQELKNKGKINLITPAEVVGILGDDHVAGVVVTKADHIPTEFEIECDHFIPLFGLSPKLGPIADWGLEIEKNAIKVDNSLDYQTNIPGIFAIGDVNTYPGKLKLILCGFHEATLMCQAAYQIINPGKRYVLKYTTVSGIDGFDGTRKEAPKAVVKSID
- a CDS encoding 2Fe-2S iron-sulfur cluster-binding protein; amino-acid sequence: MSQDINITIIDREGVSHEVEAPTDMAMNLMEVVRSYELAPEGTIGVCGGMAMCASCQCYVLSEHELPEMQDEEEAMLAEAFYVKDSSRLGCQIQMTQELEGLKVELAPES
- a CDS encoding metallophosphoesterase → MSSKSRLDRAYKNAKVIPFDDKSKFIILSDCHRGDNSFADDFANNRNIYLHALQQYFNKGFHYCELGDGDDLWENLNYGNILQAHKNVYRQIQRYFNQDRLTMLWGNHDMVYKNPEFVKKQLYSYFDKRTGTHKPLFPGIAIHEAIVLKHSITGQELFLTHGHQADWWNYVCWKWSRFLVRILWKPLNVMGIADPTSPAINYKELIKVERRIKNWIQENNNLITIIGHTHRPRFPSPEEIPFFNDGSCVHPRCITGIEIENGEISLIKWETSTTDDGTLKIVRDMLEGPQKLSSYHQQFK
- a CDS encoding acyl-CoA dehydrogenase family protein encodes the protein MKPDLFEAPDYFQLDELLTEEHKLVRDAAREWVKRDVSPIIEDYAQRAEFPTQIINGLAEIGAFGPYIPEEYGGAGLDQISYGLIMQEIERGDSGVRSTASVQSSLVMYPIWKYGSEEQRQKYLPKLASGEWMGCFGLTEPDHGSNPGGMVTNFKDMGDHYLLNGAKMWISNAPFAQVAVVWAKNEEGRIHGLIVERGMEGFSTPETHNKWSLRASATGELIFDNVKVPKENLLPGKSGLGAPLGCLDSARFGIAWGAIGAAMDCYDTALRYSKERIQFGKPIGQFQLQQKKLAEMITEITKAQLLTWRLGVLRNEGKATSAQISMAKRNNVDMAINIAREARQMLGGMGITGEYSIMRHSMNLESVITYEGTHDIHLLITGLDITGLNAFK
- a CDS encoding tRNA1(Val) (adenine(37)-N6)-methyltransferase; translation: MNKPFAFKQFTVEQDQCAMKIGTDSVLLGAWASVEANPFSVLDIGAGTGVLALMLAQRCNAELIDALEIDDDAYEQCVYNFENSPWGDRLFCYHASLQEFVEEIEDKYDLIISNPPFYADAYKTDNTQRDLARFEDAMPFGHLLQSASHLLAQNGIFCVIIPYSETDNFIGLAKALQLYPNKILQVKGTPDTDIKRSLIQFSFNETEVDTKELIIETARHQYTKDYIALTQDFYLKM
- the rimM gene encoding ribosome maturation factor RimM (Essential for efficient processing of 16S rRNA); translated protein: MQKKDCFYLGKIVKKYSFKGEVLAKLDTDEPELYDHLESVFVELRNNLVPFFIESSQLHKSDLLRLKFEEVDTEQDADSIMKCDLYLPLEFLPKLEGNKFYFHEVIGFSIEDTRFGPIGTIKAINDSTAQALFEIDRDGIEILIPMNDEFIKEVNRNTKTIVVETPEGLIDLYLE
- a CDS encoding 30S ribosomal protein S16; this translates as MSVKIRLQRHGKKGKPFYWIVAADARAKRDGKFLEKLGTYNPTSNPATIDLDVDGAVKWLQNGAQPTDTARAILSYKGALLKNHLAGGVRKGALTEEQAEAKFNAWLEEKSGKVDAKKDTLAKADADAKAKALEAEKAVNDARAAAAAEAEAEAKAAEEAANAETAEEETAANEEE
- a CDS encoding DUF6252 family protein, whose amino-acid sequence is MDKIKYIALFTLALFTVFGCGDDLEFNTPAMLGKKDGELWRAKFYAADIDAGGLVVEGGNSYETLSLVTTLDNVGTYYLGGEHQSEARFKDAYGVTYSTLNAPDPSLQVYPADGEIEIVDFDNSTNTVTGTFKFNAFSEDGMKSVNFIQGEFYRVPLTGGLLVIGGGTSCQQAQQATAEAAAAFAASSSEMPEYADLCNAYKDALVVQINSCGDTSGVLQAAIDALGDCNP